The sequence GACTAGGTTCATACAGACGAACCAGAGGAAGTTGCGGTGCCGGGACAGCTGTTTGAGGTATTCTCCCAGTGTAATCCTCTTCTCCAGCGGGGCAGATGGTTGCTCAATGTACAATCTACAGGGACAATGAAACCACTCTAATTGTTTCTGCACATGAGAGAATTTctgttctcccccttcctctgcacTCCCAAGGGGCTTGTAAACTCAGTGCTCCCTGCTTTGCTCCGAAGCACTGATGCAATGCTGGCTACTTTCCGCATCCTACCAGTTCCTATTATTCATCTTCTCTGTTCATGGAGCAAGTCAGAAGCTGGCATGATAGTTGTTCCTTGATGGAAGCAACAACCAGAACCAGGGTCATCAAAACTTGAAATATTTGCCTAGTGAGTCAGCAACTCAAATCTGCACCAGTAAGAGCATCCCTCCCCCGGGCAGCGGTTACAGTTCAATGCAGATTCCTACTACTCCAGTCCCAATCTTTATTGTTAGTTTTATTGGGGGAACACCTACAGGATGCgaggcactgcacaaacaaagaccgtccctgccccaaagagcactTACAGTCTAAGTGTGAGAGACGAGACAAGTGGATACAACAGAGGGGGCAGCACAAGGGCACAGTGAGTTATGAACACTGGAATGAGCAGTGCGCACAGACGCCACCTGCTTAGCCAGTAAGACAGACAAGAAAGATGCATTTACTTTTTCCATCCTCATGGTAAAGGGAGAGCAAGTACATTTCTATGACCATGCTGTGTTGACATTTCAACAGGTACAGGCCTTTTACTATTAGTGTATACTCTAGAAATTAAAGGATGGAAGCTACAGGTAACTTTTTGTCCATCAGCCACCAAGAACAGGATTACTGTCAGCAATATATTCTCTAGCGCTATGCCCCAGTCTAGTTTCAGATGTCCCATGAGATGGGGGCTGCCTATTCACGGCCCAGGAGATCTCAGCATTAGGATACCTTTCTTGGTCCTCAGCCTAAATCTTCCTTTTCTTAAATTCATCCCATAATTCCCAATTATTGCTCCATACACAATTCAAGTAATTCCCCTTTTCCTCACTGGTATTTACACATAGATACTTGTAAGGAGACATGAAAACCACCTACTAGTTGTCACCTAGCCAAGCTAGACATGAAAAGCCCATTTTTTAGTGAGCCAGTCACAACTGTGTGCAGAACTACACATGCAACTACTGAAGCTCTGTGTAGATGGGCTCTCAGGCACTTGTAAGCAGGATACTCCCAACACCACATGCACTCAGAATAACTGCACTCAGATTAAATGCGCTTTCTGGCATGTGAAATGGCACATCTGACTTTAAGGGACTAGTTAGTGTGGGCCAGTTTTCTGAGTCTTTCCTCCGGACTCAGTTGCtttaggttgtttgtttgtttttggctaCTCTGAATTTTGAAGGGAGGAAGCTACAGCTgtcaggtaaaattttcaaaaatgcctccGTGACTTGGGCTTCTTAGGTTCCCGTTTTTAAAAGTGATGTAGGAGACTAAGGGAATAGCTACACTTGGAACTGCAGGTACGAGTCCCAGCTGTCtgagctagcacgctaaaaaCAGAGTGTAGCCACAGCGGCAACAGGGACTAGCCACCCTACGTACGAACCCGTCCGAGACCCAGACCCACAGCATCAGATGTACGTAGTTTGGTGCCACTTACTCTTTTAAAGTTGACTCTTGGTCCCATTTCACTTTCACTTCAGTCTCAAATCGTTGTCTGAGCAGCCACGTTGCCAGAGTAAATCCAGCAACAGAGCAGAGAGCCAGCACCACACAAAATATCCGGAAAGAAAAGAAGTCTTCTTTGTTCCATACTGCATAGGACATGAAAACAGAGAGGGAACCGATGGCACTAAAAAGCGAGCAGTAGAAATTGAGGCTAGTCCTGTCCTTTGCAGAAACAGCAAGGTCTGCGAGCAAGGCATTGTGGTTGAGATCCACCACGGTAAGAAAGCTGTCATAGAGGCAGAGGCACAGGAGGAACTGTAGACCTGGATGGGCCCATGAAACCCAGAAAGCCAGGAAAGAGATGGCAAAAAGGGGCCCATTGCGGCTCAGTGCCTTAAGTCTCTTAAGAATGACTTCTGGTGAGGAGATCTCCACCCCTGACCTGCAAGAGAAGAGAAAAACTTTGATCACAATCCCTGGGAagtgtccctgccaccccctctATTCCCTTATAGGAAAGGCTCAGAGGGCAACAGGAGTGATCTCAACACTGCATGTGTCAGGGTAGTAAGTGTCTTTGTTTGgctcctgtctctctctgctaATGTGAGGAGATAACAGGCCCCAACACGAGGAACATGAGCAAACACACAGGAGTGAACAGAGCCCGTCTTGGCAGGCCAGCACTGTCTGCTTCACAATCCCAAGGTAAGTCTGCGGCAATGCAGATTGTTGAACTGGTTATAACAGCgtagctctgtctctctctagtgACAGACCAGGTAGAGAGGTTAGTACATCAGCTATTGACTCCAAgtttaatgggacttaagcagCAGAGGCTTGTGCTTTTCGATCCAGAGTTCCAGACTCAGTCCCGCAAGGTGACTTGCCTGGGGGCATTAGTATAACTACACCTGTGGATGACCTCCTCCTCCGTACATTCCAGACACTGAAATGGTGGACAAGCAGCACCCCACCCTGAAGCCACAACAGCAACATCCAACTTTTCAGGATACCATCAGCAGGGGAGTTTAAGATTTTCATACCTAGGTAATATTCCTCTTCTAACCATCAGTCTTTTCAAGGTGACATTTTCACAATCTTTTCCAGCCTACTCTGAAGATATTAACTTTTCAGCATTTAACGCAGGATACAAATGGCACAAACTTACTGTTGTGTGCTAAGAAATACCCGGTCACTCAACCAGCCGAAGAGAGGGTCATTGAGGCTGTTCCAAATTAGAAACACGGTctagaaaagagagagacaataGCGAGACAAGCCACAATGAATCACTTCAGCAGTCGAGTCTTGTTACTGAGATAACCAACATCCAGATGGGGACCCATTACAATTCCTTGGGATAATAACCAATTGGTACTGGATAGTGATAATGTACCACCTAACACATCTGCCTTGGCACTATACTGCAAACCCCCTTTCTGTGGCCATACTGTGCCTTTCCAGGCTGAGAGTCATACTGTTTAATGGCTTTATGTTGTATAAAAAAATATCTACTGGCAAATAGGGTTACACCACCCATTTTCATACATGACTCAAAGTCACGTTTGAACTCATGCTTTGGGAGGTGATGGAATAATGCAcagaggccaacattttcaaacccggGTGCCTAAATCTAGACACAGGCACTCAAGACGTCTGATTTTCAGACTCATTCAATGCTGTGCTTCATTGCTGCTGTGTGTAGTTTGAAATGCGTTGGGATTCTCCAAGAGGAAAGGCACTCTTTAAAACGTAAGTTGCTGGTGTTTAGACCCCCGACTCACTAGCTTTGTATATTTGTATGAGTGAGAAGAGCTAGGTCACCCAATTTAGCCGCACTACTACTAGCTCCTTTATCGCTTCCTGCCAAAAAAGCAATTGAGCTACCAAACTGTTCTCCCATATTCTAACATGATGCTTTGGTTTCAGATCCTACTGCATATCTTGAGAACGGTAGGAAAAAAGAAGTCTCAGAAACTTACCTCCCCAATCCAAAAGGACAGTTTATCAATCTTGTAAACAGAAACAAAGGTGTCCACGTAGTATAGGAGGAATACATTgtgcaaaatggaaacaaagaGCGACAGGGACCCATAGATCACAGCAGTGGGTAAATTAAAGAGACAACCCAACAGTCGCAAACCCATGTTGGTTCATTCAGAGTGCTTCAGCTTTCCAGATCATCTCCATTTCAGGTGGGACACCTTCCCCCAGCATCTGTTGACTCTTTGTTGGGAGCCAGTCCATTGTTCCTCCTGTTGAAAAAAAGATTATAGAATTAAGTCAatcaatttctttaaaaaaccaaacaaaccacaaAACCCACCCACAGGAATGTAAGCTTTACCAGCCAATACAAATCAAGTCAGAATTAGATTGCTTTGCTCAATTGTTCAAAAGTGGATTTAATGGGATTTAAAAGGCTAAAGGCCATCTGCTGTGGTAAAGCCGTTCCCTTAAGCTGAGTTGTCATTTGGCCCAAACTATTGGACTAGATCAAGGGCTATCCGCGGTTCAGCTGTTTACTAGTAGGAATACTGACAGGTTTTATATACTGTACTTTAATGCTCTTTGTTGTCTGGCATAGAGTAGATTAGCTATTTCCATACTCTAAGGCAAGAACACAAGAGGAAACATGATTTATGGTTGCATACAGAAACAGTCTTCAGAAGACAGAACTAATCGCAGATATTTTTAGATAGGCAAATTGAAGGAGAAGAGTTACCAGGGTGAATTTTGGACTCAAAAACAAATGTCAGGAAACGGGCAGGAATAAGCCCTCGTTCAAGCAGGTGTGATACAGCCTGACACATGCACACTTCTTTCACAAAGCACCTCAGTCATGACTTGCTGCAGCTGGTCTCTCTCAGACAGACGTTACTTCATTTGAATTATATTGTAGTTTTGTGATGTGGAAAGTCAATACCAGACCATTGTAATACCTAGTAGACACCACGATGTTACATGACAAACCACTTTGGAATCCAGATCCCCAGAAGTAGAAAACAGAGGTTTCTGTTTCtcacacaatggggccttgaaTCTTGATTAGGGCCTCTAGTCACTACTGCGATACAACTAAACGCACTGGCACGTCTCATTCCCTTCCAAAAGGAAGTTAAATATATTGACAGTTGAGAGAACTGCATCTTCAGCACAAAAAGCTGAGTCCCAGGGATTGCCTGATGGCACTTACAGAAAGAACTCACGTTTGATTAAGCTAACTTGCAGATGAACACAGGCACTGTCAATTCTGTAATATTAGCATAATATTCATAAGAAGTCCCCTAATAAACAGTGAGAGTAACTCATTTAAACAGGgccgctgggggggagggggagcaagtggggcaatttgccccaggcctcgcaggggccccgcgagccctggctcagcggcggtccgggtcttcggcagcaggtccttcagtgctgctgaagacgtggagtgactgaagggccccctgccgccgaaatgccccgtgagccctggcccggcggcggtccgggtcttcggcggcaggtccttcagtgccaccgaagacccagaccgccgccgggcgagtacaagcgccgcagcttcccggctttgccccaggccccctgaatcctctgggcagccctgcatttAAAGGCCAGGCCAACTCCCACTGGAGTCTGGTatcttcctgttgacttcactgggagttgcaTCAAGCCTACCTAGAttaagggaggaaggggaaaaaaaaaaaaaaaaagtcaagggcCAGGATGAAACTTGATGGCAAAATTCCAGACCCATTCAACATTTACCAGAAGTCAGGAGTGCAAGTACTTTATTGCAAATGTGAGAATAGCCATCTGCCCAGCCCAAGGAATGCTCAGTCACTTCCTTCTAACTCATTCATCCTAAACAGCATTTATTCCAGTTACATTGTTACATAGAGGTTTAAAATCCCACTTGGAGTCAAACACTCAGTTTTGCAATTAGCTCTAACTTCAACATAGTCCATATCAGGTGTTAGGAGTAAAAGCTGTAATTCTGTATTGATACCAAAAAACAATATATTGATATATACAATATTGATATAAAAAAAAGCCAGTGCACCTCCAGAGAGGAAAACAGATATTGGAAGGACATTCCACTAGAAAATAAGCATTTATTTATAGACAGACATGCTGACAAGCCTCAAGTGGGGATTTTTttaattgggggcggggggattaACAAGGGATCGAAGACTGTATGACATCTCAAATTATATCCAGATAAAACATACATTGCCTCATTTAATCTAGCACTGTTTTTCCCAAAAACGTAATCTGAAAGAAGAGGATACGTTGGTATCCTAAAAGCACAATGTGCTTTACCTGTGTAATCaaggaagtggtttttaaaaTAACAGGGTTAAAAGCTATAATTTAGCTGTCCTTTGATTGGCATACCTTGACTTTAGGATGCGTACAGAATCGCACAGAAAACACTGAATATGTATAATGCCAAAGTCAAAGGTTTGCCTGTCATCAGAAGTGAATCCATATTTCAGGTCACCCTATGTCAAAAGAGATTAGCAGAAACAGAAGGGGTCCAGTGAATGGTGACAAAAGCGACTGACGATCTGGAGTGACTTCTGAGGATGGACTAGAGATCAGGACTGTTTAGTCTAGAGGAGAGATGATTAACAGGGGCATGGTTAACATACATCAAATAAGGAACAGAACAGAGAAGATAAAATTGGATGTTTCATTTTATCATCAACACAAAAACATGCAAAgagattgaaaaaacaaaaccattcaAACTAAGCAAAAAaacttttcttcccctccctcccaccccccaaactaCACACATGGAACCTATTAACCCGCGGAACTCAAGAAAGTAGAGGCCACAAGCACAGTAGGATTTCACGGTTATACATAGAGGGAGAACTTCTGCAGTTACATTAGATGAACTAAAGCGGGACATCTTTCTATCCCATCAGTCCCTCAACAGCAGTTTGGAAGACACTCTCTCTGTGGATGGGTTATTCCATTATTCCCCCTACTGCAGGGGTTTCTTTTGCACCTTCTGCTGAGACATTTAGAGTGAAAACGCTGGTCCATGAGAGTCAATGGGCCCAAGATTTCACCCCTGGCACTGGGCACTAGACTTACTGGACCATTACTCTGGTAATTCCTGTGTCCTTCACTGAGAGCATCCTGAATATTCTTGATTACATTTAATCAAGTCACTGCACTTTCGCTAAGAAATCAAAGAGGAAGTCATCCAGGAtccctgctggctctgcagcagttAAAGATCTGTAATATCAACCTGTCTGCTGCTGCACAACAGAAGCAAGCAGAAGACAGCCATGTAAGTTACAACTCTCTCATGAAAGTTGTTTCGGGCATCCGGAGCAGCAAGCGAAGAGGTAaatcaccgggggggggggggggggggggggggggggggggggggggggagactggggacaccccagccagtggctcctaccctgtgccaggctcagctgctagtcacagcagggctggggaagatgggacttcctcttcccctgcaaggggcagccagagctgggtcagaccccccccccgccctcgaAACCTCTTCAGCCGCAGGAAGCTTCGCACCACCCTCCTTCCTGTCTCCATTGCTACTCTGCCATGAGGGGGGGAAGgagtcactgtacagggagctgctccccccgtctgcccaacccctgtgcatccggATCCACTTCATACCCAGATTGCCCCGCCAAGCCTCACTCCAGGCACTCAGAAACCCAAAGCCACACCACAACAAGCCTCACCATCTGAATCTGGAGCCCTCtgcacccacacacccctgcatctggactccaccctcccccccctgcaTCCAGACCACCCCACAGCACTTGAACTCCCACCCCAACAAGCCCTACCCCatctgcacctggaccaccctgactagccctctgcacccagaccccccccgccccactgaaCCCCACCAAACCAGTACCCCATTTAGCCATCACCCGGGCCCTCACCCCCTGAGccctccacacccagaccccccgctgagccccaaccaccttcacttggacccccctgcagagtcccattgcctctgcacccagaacccccctaccAATGAGCCCTTGTTCATCCAGATCCCACCTGGacactcccctcacacacacacacacacacacacacacagctgcctgcaaccagattgccccacacaaaCCCTATTACCCCACAATAAGCCTGGATCTCCCCACAatcagcccctccacacttggatcctgctgggctgagcctgcctgtctACATCTAGTGTGCCTGGCATGGACCAGGCAGGCCTGGCCTTTGTGGTgtgtgcagcctcactgctgagtctgtcaccgggtgggggctgcagggtgatctccacCTCTGTGCAGACAATGGCCTGTGcttcccactgccatgctggagcctccacatatatttattgacaaaatctgcagaattttaaaatattgtgtgcagaatttttaaatttttggcgcagaattccctcaggaataatGAAAGAGAAACAGTTTGTCAAATGTAAGAGGAGAGAATCTGGAGGGAAAACATGCTGCTATGGTGTGCagagtaaaaaaacccaaaacaaatgcACTGTGCTTGTTTCTGATCTCATTCACATCAGTTTTATACTGgagcaattccactgaagtcaccctagttattcctgatttaccaGTGCAAGCATAGCCTCAGAGCTATTTTCTCCGGCTATGCAGGATATCCCCACTGAGCCCAAAAAGATGCTGTCCACCATTCTAAGTTTTACTCCCAAGTATTCTCAGACTAGAAAATCTCCCTACTACTTTGACTCAATAGAAGGCAGTACTAAATCATAAACATTTAGTGAGAAAACAGAGGACTTAAAGTCTCCAGTGCTGTCAgcatctttcacaagcactaacaGAACTGCCTATCTTGAGAAGTGAACCCCTGACCCAAAGCCTGTATCAGACAGTCAATCTAACACAGTACATTACCCTGAATTCGTAAAGGCCACAGAGCTACCGGAGCTTCCACAGACATTCCATTTTGCCATTTACATACCATACTGTTGATTTAAGTAAGCAAAGTTTCTTTTACTCTTTTTCCCTGTGACTCCACCACAGATGTATAATCTCTCACAGAAGGTTAAAGAATTGACATCTGTAAGCAATTAAAGTTTGTTCGGG is a genomic window of Chrysemys picta bellii isolate R12L10 chromosome 7, ASM1138683v2, whole genome shotgun sequence containing:
- the MFSD13A gene encoding transmembrane protein 180, which codes for MGLRLLGCLFNLPTAVIYGSLSLFVSILHNVFLLYYVDTFVSVYKIDKLSFWIGETVFLIWNSLNDPLFGWLSDRVFLSTQQSGVEISSPEVILKRLKALSRNGPLFAISFLAFWVSWAHPGLQFLLCLCLYDSFLTVVDLNHNALLADLAVSAKDRTSLNFYCSLFSAIGSLSVFMSYAVWNKEDFFSFRIFCVVLALCSVAGFTLATWLLRQRFETEVKVKWDQESTLKELYIEQPSAPLEKRITLGEYLKQLSRHRNFLWFVCMNLVQVFHCHFNSNFFPLFLEHLLSDRISLSTGSFLLGISYIAPHLNNLYFLSLCQRWGVYAVVRGLFFLKLALSIIMLLAGADQVHLLCIFIASNRVFTEGTCKLLNLVVTDLVDEDFVLNRRKQAASALLFGMVALVTKPGQTFAPLIGTWLLCTYTGYDIFQRAPLSNVVSAQPKLASHGAWEPTLRQGCFYLLVFIPITCALLQLLSWSQFSLHGRRLQTVKSQRQSLTQSRSQEIKMI